The genomic segment GTTTGCGGGGCGGAACAGGCTTGACGGTGCATAGAAAAGCGGATACGCACAAGACACAATTTACTCCCCGTCGGACCAGCCGCGAGGCCTCCGGCGGGGTTTTGTCTCCCAAGGGGAACGCATGCCCATTGAACCGGCCCTGAAGCGGGCCCATGTCTTCGTGGACGGGCAGAACCTGTTCCACGCCGTGAAAAGCGCCTTCGGCTACACCTACCCCAACTACGACGTGGCCCGGCTGGCCGCCGCCGTCTGCCAGCGCATGGACTGGCAGCTGGCAGGCATCACCTTCTACACCGGGGTGCCCTCGGAGGCCGACAACGCCTTCTGGCACGCCTTCTGGACCGCCAAGCTCGCGGCCCTGGGCTCGCGCGGCATCCGCACGGAAACCCGCGAACTGCGCTACCAGAACCGCGTCATCCGCATGGCCGACGGCGGCGAGGTGACCCTGCAGATGGGTCTGGAGAAGGGCATCGACGTGAAGATGGCCCTGGACGTGGTGCGCATGGCCCGCGAGGGCACCTGCGACGTGGCCCTGCTCTTTTCCCAGGACCAGGACCTGGCCGAGGCCGCCGCCGAGGTGCGGCGCATCTCCGTGGAGCGCGACCGCTGGATCAAGGTCGCCTCGGCCTACCCCGCCGGGCCGGACTATCCCAACCGCCGCGGCGTGAACAGCACGGACTGGATCCAGATCGACCGCAAGACCTACGACACCTGCATCGACCCCGCCAACTACAGCCCGCCGCAGGCCCGCTCCTCCCCGGCCCCGGCCCCGGCCCCGCCCGGGGACTACGCCGTGCGCCGCGTCGCAGCGCGGGACGTGGCCGGGCTGCTGCGCCTGCGCCGGGCCATGTTCGCCGAGCTGTGGACCGGCAGCTTCGACCCCGAGACCCTGGCCGCCCACGACGGCGCGTTTTTCCTGCCGCGCATGGAGCGCGGCGAGGCCGCGGCCTGGCTGGCCCTGGACGGCGCCGGCGAGGCCGTGGCCTGCGTGGCGGTGAGCCTGCTGGCCGGGCCGCCCAAGCCCTGGGCCCTGGACGGGCGCGTGCTCTACGTGAGCAGCATGTACACCGTCCCGGGCCACCGCCGCCGGGGGCTGGCCCGCCAGCTGTTCGGGGAGTGCATGGCCTTCGCCCGGACCCTGGGTGTGCCCTGCGCCAGCCTGCACGCCTCGCCCGCCGGGCGTCCGCTCTACGAGTCCTTCGGATTCGCCGCCACCAACGAAATGCGCCTGCTGCTGGCCCGCGAGGGCGGCTGAGGCCCCGACCCGGGGCCGGGGCGCGAGGTCGCCCGCCCCGGTGCGCCTGCGCCTGCCCCGGCGTCCGCGCCCCGGCGGCTCCGGCCTCCCGGTTGCGCCGCGCACGCCGCCCCGGCGCCTTGAGCCGGGCGGCCCGCCCCGCAGGTGCGCCGTCCGGCGGGCCGCGCCCGTCCGCCCCGGCCCCGCCCGATTTCCGCCGGGCTTGCTTCCGGCGCGCGATGCGGTATAGGGTCCGAAAAACTCCTTTCGGGTGCCCATGAACGAGCCGCTGCAGATCCTCCTCGCCCTTTCCCGCGCCCGGTGGGCCGACATGATCGGCCCGGTCCTCCATGAAGCCGGGCTGCGCGCGGAGTTCGCCAGCGTGGGCGCGGGCGGGGATGTGGATTCCCTGCTGGGCTGGCCGTGGGACGCGGTGCTGGCCGACATGCAGGCCCCGCCCCTGGGCCTGGAGGCGCTGCTGGGGCGCGCGGCCCTGCACAGCGCCGCCCCTCCGGTGCTCGTGCTGGCCGAGGGCTGCGGCCTGGACGACGCCGTGCGCGCCATGCGCCAGGGCGCGGCGGACGTGGTGCGCCTGGACGATCTGGCCCGGCTGCCCCGGGCCCTGGCCCGCGCCCTTTCCCGCGCCCGGGCCGCGCGCCTGGGCCGCGACGAGGCGCGGTTGCGCCAGTTCTCGCGTTTTTCCATCGAGAAGGCCGTGGAGGCCGTGTTCTGGCTCGACTCCCTGGGCCGCTTCTTCTACGCCAACGAGGCCGCCGGGGCCATGCTCGGCTATGCCCGGACCGACCTGGGGGCCATGACCGTCTTCGACGTGTGCCCGGCCATGCCGCGCGCCCGCTGGCCCCTGCTGTGGGCCGAGCTGTGCGCCACGGGCAGCGCCGTGCTCGAAACCCCGGTGCTGGCGCGCGGCGGCGGGCTCATTCCCGTGGAGATGACCCTGAACCACCTGGAGCTGGAAGGCCGCGAGTACATCTCGGCCTTCGCCCGGGACATGACCGAGCGCGAGCGGGCCAAGGGCGCCCTGGCCGCCCAGGAGAGCCGCTACCGCTCGCTGTTCGAGGAGTGCCCCCTGTCCCTGTGGGAGGAGGACCTCTCGGCGGTCAAGGGCTTCTTCGACACCCTGCGCGCCCGGGGCGTGCGCGACTTCGGCGCGCACTTCGACGCCCACCCCGACGATCTGCTGCACTGCGTGCGCCTGGTGCGCATCATCGACGTGAACAAGGCCACCGTGGACCTGCTGGAGGCCCGCGACAAGCAGGAGCTCCTGGCCGGGCTGGACCGCGTGTTCACCGAGGACTCGCTGCGCGTGGCCAGGCAGGAGTTCGCCATCCTGGCCCACGGCGGCGACAGCTATTCCGGCGAGCTGGACCACAGGACCATGACCGGCAGGATCATCCGCGTGGCCGTGCATTTCAAGGTCGCCCCGGAATACCGCGAGAACCTGGGCCGGGTGGTGGTTTCGCTGCTGGACATTACCGAGATCCGGCGCATCGGGGCCGAGCTGGAGGAGACCCGCGACGCCCTGGAGCGCCGGGTGCTGGAGCGCACCACGGCCCTGGCCGAGGTCAACGCCCACCTGCGCCGCGAGATCGCCGAACGCCAGGCCGTGGAAAGCCGCCTGCGGCTGAACGAAAGCCGCCTGCGGCTGCTGGTGGACAGCCTGCCCGTGCTGGTCCATGCCCACGACGAGCAGGACAACTACGTGTTCTGGAACCACGAGAGCGAGCGCGTGCTGGGCTACACCGCCCACGAGGTGATGACCGCCCCGGGCATCCGCGCCCGGCTCTACCCCGACCCCGAGCCCATGGCGCGCATCGACCGCGCCCGGCGCGAGGGCGAGGTGCGCGACCACGAGCTGGACACCGTGTCCAGATCCGGGGAGCTGCGCACCATCCGCTGGACGGTCATGTCCGACCGCAGCCCCATCCCGGGCTGGGCCGTCTGGGAGGCGGGCATCGACATCACCGACGTGCGCAAGGCCGAGCGCCGCGTCCACGCCCTGACCCACGAGCTTTTGCGCGCCCAGGAGAACGAGCGCAGGCGCATCGCCCTGGAACTGCACGACAACGTGGCCCAGAACCTGTCCTCGCTCAAGATCGGCTGCGAGACGCTTTTCGACGACGAGGGCGTGGTGTCCATGCGGCTGCACCGGCGCGCGGCGGCCCTGGCGGACACGCTCCAGCAGTGCATCAACTCCGTGCGCGACATGTCCTACGCCCTGTGCCCGCCGGGCCTGGAGCAGCTCGGGCTGGTGCAGGCCCTGGAGCAGTTCT from the Desulfocurvus vexinensis DSM 17965 genome contains:
- a CDS encoding GNAT family N-acetyltransferase, with amino-acid sequence MPIEPALKRAHVFVDGQNLFHAVKSAFGYTYPNYDVARLAAAVCQRMDWQLAGITFYTGVPSEADNAFWHAFWTAKLAALGSRGIRTETRELRYQNRVIRMADGGEVTLQMGLEKGIDVKMALDVVRMAREGTCDVALLFSQDQDLAEAAAEVRRISVERDRWIKVASAYPAGPDYPNRRGVNSTDWIQIDRKTYDTCIDPANYSPPQARSSPAPAPAPPGDYAVRRVAARDVAGLLRLRRAMFAELWTGSFDPETLAAHDGAFFLPRMERGEAAAWLALDGAGEAVACVAVSLLAGPPKPWALDGRVLYVSSMYTVPGHRRRGLARQLFGECMAFARTLGVPCASLHASPAGRPLYESFGFAATNEMRLLLAREGG
- a CDS encoding PAS domain-containing sensor histidine kinase, with translation MNEPLQILLALSRARWADMIGPVLHEAGLRAEFASVGAGGDVDSLLGWPWDAVLADMQAPPLGLEALLGRAALHSAAPPVLVLAEGCGLDDAVRAMRQGAADVVRLDDLARLPRALARALSRARAARLGRDEARLRQFSRFSIEKAVEAVFWLDSLGRFFYANEAAGAMLGYARTDLGAMTVFDVCPAMPRARWPLLWAELCATGSAVLETPVLARGGGLIPVEMTLNHLELEGREYISAFARDMTERERAKGALAAQESRYRSLFEECPLSLWEEDLSAVKGFFDTLRARGVRDFGAHFDAHPDDLLHCVRLVRIIDVNKATVDLLEARDKQELLAGLDRVFTEDSLRVARQEFAILAHGGDSYSGELDHRTMTGRIIRVAVHFKVAPEYRENLGRVVVSLLDITEIRRIGAELEETRDALERRVLERTTALAEVNAHLRREIAERQAVESRLRLNESRLRLLVDSLPVLVHAHDEQDNYVFWNHESERVLGYTAHEVMTAPGIRARLYPDPEPMARIDRARREGEVRDHELDTVSRSGELRTIRWTVMSDRSPIPGWAVWEAGIDITDVRKAERRVHALTHELLRAQENERRRIALELHDNVAQNLSSLKIGCETLFDDEGVVSMRLHRRAAALADTLQQCINSVRDMSYALCPPGLEQLGLVQALEQFCREVEHDTGTPVELTVAGMEGLRLGRDAEINLYRLVQEALRNAVRHARAGRVAVKFVASSPNLILRVEDDGRGFDVNARRAELHGDRHMGLQSMEERARLLGGLFQIVSKVDKGTRIFVQIPLGEHDHAR